The genomic DNA CACTCCGTCACTCACGTAACAAGAGTAGTAAAAGCGAGATTCCGGATCAAGTCCGGAATGACAAACACGGGTAATCCGACGTTTTTTTGCTTTTACGCTTTCCTCCTACTCCGTCACTCACGTAACAGGAGTAATAAAACCGAGATATTCCACTCCAACATTCCTCTCCTCTTGGGGGAGAAGGAACAAGGATGAGGGGGTCTTTTTGTCTTTGCTTTTATCTTTTCGTCTTTCGCTTTTCTTCTTTTTACACTAATTTAGTGATGAAGGTCGGCCCTCGGCGCTCTTTGCGGAGGTCTGACTTTCGTCTTAGTCAAGTGTAGCGAAAAGGAATGGGGGTTTCAAACATCTTTTTATCCGCTCCCTATTCCTTCAAGTAAACAGTCTTGCAATAAAACTCTTTTTAACTTCAATTGCTTTATAAGGGCAAACCTCAAAACAACATAAACAACTAATACACTTATTCTTATCTACTACCAACTCTTTTGAAATAGCCTTTACAGGACAAACCTGGACACAAGCATAACATTTTTTACATTTTTCGTATTGTATCTCAGGCAAAATTTTAAAAAACTTTCCTACAAAGTTTAAACATCTCTTAATAACCTTGTTAGACGTTAAAATATGTTTATTTTTTCCAGGAATAGAAAAGTTTTTAACAGGTACTAATTCGTCACCAGTAAGTTCTACATCTGGAAGCCCATATTTTTCATCATATTTTTGAAGAAAGGGGACATTCTTTACATTTAAACCAAGCAGACGACAACATATCATATCAACAGCAACAGCATTTGTCCCTCCAATAATATATCCAGTAAGCTTCAATTTTCCGGCAGAAGGTCCTTTACCTTCCATAGAAACAACTGCGTCAACTAGGTTAAAAGAAACATACTGTCTTATATTATGGTAGTAATCAGCAATAAATTCTGAAAAATCTATAGGCGAAACAAATTTACTATGTAGCACACTTTTATGATAACCGGGAATAAGCCCGTAAAGATTTTTTATTGCCGCTGTTAAAATTGTTAGCCCGTGGGTTTTAAGCTTTGATATATTTACAAGCGAAAAATCTTTTATTAGAGGAGTAACAGGTACCTTAACGGTATTTTTTCCAGACACCTCAACAAAAAAAGAGTTATCAAACTTAACAAGTTTTGCTCCTGTATTATCAGCAACTTTTTTAAACCCACATTTTTCCCAATATACAGGAATCGGTTTCAATGAATTTGCAGGGCTATCTCCAATAATTTTCTGACAATTCTCAAAATAAAGAACAGCCTCTTCCAATACAGAAGGATGAGTAGTTACACCTTCTTCTGGCAACCTTGCAGAAAGCATATTTGGTTTAAATAATATCTTTTCGAAAGCGTCAGGTTTAACACCCGTCAAAAAGAATATTTTTTTAACAGCTTTTTCTACCTCTTCTTTATCATACGAACTACACTTTATCACTACAACTTGTTCTTTCATAATAATTCTTCAGCAGACTTAACTTTTTGCAATAGAGATTAGTGTTTTTCCATAATTTATATATATATTATATGTTTCTTCTGGGTCTCCAACTTTTCTCAAATGAACAACACTTGCCATATGGGGTTCTATGGAAACAAAACCATCATACCCAGTTTTTTTCAAATCAGCCATTACCTCTTTAACTCTCCCTTCTCCTTCTCCTGGATAAACAGCTGCAGATTTACCATCAATTCTCTTATAATCTTTTATATGCACATAACCAATATATGGTTTAAGTTGCATATAATTATCAAAAGCATCACCATCTTGATAGGCAACAACGTTTCCTGTGTCATACATAAGTTTGAAAGCAGGGGAATCAACTTCTTCATAAATGCGGAGCATCTCTTTTGTTTTTGCAGCCCAACCACTACAGTTTTCGTGGGCAAGAATTATTCCAGCATCTTCAGCCATTTTTGCCAACACCTTCATTCGTCTGATAGCTTCTTTTCCCCAATCTTCATAAGTCCAAGGGTTTTCACTATCGTTTGGCCAGGACATAACTCGAATATATTTAGTGTTAAATTTTTTCATTCTTGGGATAGCTCTTTTGATCTCGTCATAATCTTTTGTAAAATCTCCAGAAATCTTTGTAGCCCAATTACCGACAGCACCTGCAAAACAAGAAACTTTCATCCCGGCTTCAGATACTTTTGCATAAACTTCATCAAACTTTTCATCTGACATAAGAGTAAGATTTTCTTTATCAACCTCTCTAATTTCCAAATAATCCCAACCCAACTCCTTATGGGCCTTTATTTGCACTTCAATAGGTTGACCAGCCTCATCACTTATCCCTGTAAATTTCATTTGTCCCTCCGTTGTTATTAAAAACTGTAGGTTTTATTAAACGATATGTAAGTTTTAATACTTGGTAGTATATTCTATATTATATTTGGTAAAATCACAAAAAAATAATTTTTTTTCTTGCCCCTCTCACCCTTTTTCCTCTTTGACAAAAAAAATAGCCCATTTTATAATCAACCAAAAGAATAAATAACAAACATAAGGAGAAAAATGAAAAAAATATGCTTACTGCTCATTGTCATGAGTTGCTTACTTATGTCTGGATGCACAACTTCAGTTAAAACTACTCCAAATAAAGAAAAAACAATTGATATCTTAATAGAAAAAGAAGTCTCAAAACCAGAAATAGAAAAACCTCGAACCACTATTACAAGAATCCTTCCTAAAACCTACTCTTCAGGAGAACCTCTCTTTGTAACATTAAAGGTTAGACCAATACCCGACATAACAGGTGTAATAATTGAAGAGATACTCCCTATTAACTGGAAAATAACCTCAGCTACTCCTGCCTGGATGAAATACGAGGATAGAGCATACAAATGGCTAATATTTGAAAAAAACCTTAAAGAGTTTGAAATAAAATATGAAGTTACAATACCTAACAAAGAGAAAGGTATAAAAGAGTTTAATGGTATAGGTGTAACATTTCAAGAGAAAAACTTTCCTATTGAAGGCGATAAATTCATCAAACACAACTAACCTCTTTCAGCTTGCAAACCTACGCGGTTTGCAAGTCTATGGTTATCAATACTTTAGCATTGCTTTTTGCCTTCTATCCACCCCTTTTACCATACTGAACTTGTTTCAGGATCTCTCACCTAACCCACGCTGGTAGTAGGAAAAGCGAGATTCCGGATCAAGTCCGGAATGACATGCAGGGCAATCCCTCGTATTTTTCCTTGCCTGCCAACTACACCTCCTCCTACGCCAAGGTATACCTGCCGAAGCTTGTATTTTAGCGTAGGTTGGCTTCGGTGGATAAACCTCATCCCATTAACCTCTCTGCAAACCCTTGGGGATTTCCAATACCTACAATTCTCAAGGGGAGAAGGCAAAGAGGGAGTATTTTGCGGAGGTCCGACCTTCGTCTTTATTAAATGTGGCAAAAAGTAATGAGAACCAAAGAAAAAACTTTTGACTAAAACCTCTAAAATGTTATAAAATAAATAAAAAATAACTTGTTTTTAATAACAATGGAGGTTTTATGGTTTTCAAAAAAACATCCCTTCTTCTGCTTATTGCTCTTCTCTTTATTCCATTCACTCTTTTTGGAAGCATAAACATATCAGGAACAATTAACAATGTGAAAATTGCTCTCCCACCAGAATTTCCTCCCGTCGGAGGTGTTGAAATCCAATTTCTTGGAACAACAAGGAGTGTTATAACCGACGCTAATGGGGAATTTACTTTAAACGATATACCTTCTAACTCAATTTCTGGCTTAAAATTGACAAAGGACGGTTATAAAACAACCTATACCCAGTTTTTAGATACAGGCGAAAATAATGTTTACCAAGCAGCATTTATTTTTGATAATAACCTTTATACTAAAAATATAAGTTCAGGGACTGCTCCTAAACATATCTCAGGTAGAGGAGATATTGTTGGATTAACAGATGGTGAAGGCGTAACAATTGAAGCAATATATCTTGATACAGGCGAACCGGCTGGAGTTGTTAAATATATTGAGGCTTCTTTACGTTATATGTTAAAACCTGGTAATTCTACAAGCACAACTGACCTCGGATTTTTTGGTATATACAACGTTGAGCCCGGCAGACCTGTTATTGTAAAAGGGGCTAAAGCTGGAATAACTCTTTCTACTGCAATTGCTGTTGCTTACCCTGATGCTTTAACTCTTATGTCTATCTTGCCAGTTAATCCAACCAATATAAGTGGTATAGCATTTACTGATGATGGTGATGGAGAAGAACCTGTTGTAGGAGCCGACATTGCTTTATTGGGGTTAAAGACGGCTTCTTCCGGTAACGATGGTTCTTTTGATTTAGAAGATATTCCATCA from bacterium includes the following:
- a CDS encoding DUF362 domain-containing protein, yielding MKEQVVVIKCSSYDKEEVEKAVKKIFFLTGVKPDAFEKILFKPNMLSARLPEEGVTTHPSVLEEAVLYFENCQKIIGDSPANSLKPIPVYWEKCGFKKVADNTGAKLVKFDNSFFVEVSGKNTVKVPVTPLIKDFSLVNISKLKTHGLTILTAAIKNLYGLIPGYHKSVLHSKFVSPIDFSEFIADYYHNIRQYVSFNLVDAVVSMEGKGPSAGKLKLTGYIIGGTNAVAVDMICCRLLGLNVKNVPFLQKYDEKYGLPDVELTGDELVPVKNFSIPGKNKHILTSNKVIKRCLNFVGKFFKILPEIQYEKCKKCYACVQVCPVKAISKELVVDKNKCISCLCCFEVCPYKAIEVKKSFIARLFT
- a CDS encoding sugar phosphate isomerase/epimerase, with protein sequence MKFTGISDEAGQPIEVQIKAHKELGWDYLEIREVDKENLTLMSDEKFDEVYAKVSEAGMKVSCFAGAVGNWATKISGDFTKDYDEIKRAIPRMKKFNTKYIRVMSWPNDSENPWTYEDWGKEAIRRMKVLAKMAEDAGIILAHENCSGWAAKTKEMLRIYEEVDSPAFKLMYDTGNVVAYQDGDAFDNYMQLKPYIGYVHIKDYKRIDGKSAAVYPGEGEGRVKEVMADLKKTGYDGFVSIEPHMASVVHLRKVGDPEETYNIYINYGKTLISIAKS